The bacterium region ATTTGAAGCGAAAGAGCTGAGTAATCAACAAGAACACGTTCGTAGTTGTTAGCCAGAGTTTGGCAAGCCGCAGGAGGCTTGACCGATTGATACTCATTGAGTAATTGAGTCCATGCGGCTTGAATTTCAGTGACTTTCTGTGATGCCATTTCCGCGCTTTTTTGACCAGGTTCGGCTGTATCTGGGTCTTTTATCATGTCCATGAGATCAGAAGCTTGTGCGGTGGCAGCCATCACGGTAAGATCCCCTTGCATCTTTTGACCCATTTGCTTGCGCTTTAATTCTATGCGCTTGAGATGAGCCAGCCAGTCGACAATATCCTGTGGGGGTTGAACGCTTGGGGTTGGTTGACCGGTTGTATTCGTTATGTTTGGACCAACGCTAGGATTTCCTTGAACAGCAACGACACTTGGTCCACTATTTGGGGCGCCGGTGGTATTTAACACATTAGGGACTTGTGGAGTATTTGCTTTAGTGCGTAACAAACCAAGACCAAATATTCCAAACGCCAGGAGAGCGAGGACAAGAACGGCAATACCTAGTGAAATAGCTACCCACTTCGAGCTTTTCGATGGCTCTTGATTTCGCATCATCGGCCGTTGCGGCACAGCGTGAAGTGTCTTTTCGGCTGCCTGCTTAGGAGTTTCAATAGGTTGTGGGGTAATTGCAGCGCCGCAGTGCATACAAAAGCTAGCCGTACCCTCATTCGATTTACCGCATTTAGGACAATTCATAATAGCTCCTTATATTAGTTCACAATTTATTAGACATACGCCGGTCATCAGAAAGTTCCTGCCCATAATAACTGGGTTGCAATTAGTTCTTCGCTTGCCATTCAGGGATGATTGATTGATTGACGCCTAAATTTTGCAGCACACGCGCGATAACGGTATCAGCAAGGGCTTCGATGGTTTTAGGCTTGTTGTAGAAAGATGGGCTTGCGGGGATAATCGTTGCGCCCGCTTCTGCTAATTGGGTTAGGTTACGTAAGTGAATTAAGCTCAATGGCGTTTCACGGACTACCAGAATTAGTTTTCGGCCTTCTTTTAGACAAACATCGGCTGATCGGATCATTAAATCATCTGAAACCCCATTTGCGATACGCCCGGCAGTGCCGGCAGTGCAGGGGATAATCACCATCCCATCATGGTTAAACGATCCGCTGGCCGGGGGACTGAAATAATCGCTGGGAGATAAAAATTTAAGTTGAGGTAAATCATCACCGAGTAATGTTTTACTGGAGAGGTTGTGGCGATTGACGCTACATTCTGTTTCATAACTTATGACTTGAAGCGCTTCTTCTGAAGTGATAACATAGACTTCATTGTAGTGTTCTGAAGCGTACTTTAGAAAGCGTAGCCCGTAGATAGACCCGCTTGCCCCTGTCATTCCAACGACTAATCTGCCAGTACTCATATTCGCATGATACCCTGCAAGGGCTAATTGGTATCGCCGTAGGAGCCTCTTCCACTAAGGATCTCCTCAGCTTCCATTCGACTAATTAAAATCTCACGAGGCCGCGGGCCGTCAAGAGGTCCGACAATTCCCCTACGTTCCATAATATCGAGCAGTCGGGCGGCTCTTCCATAACCAATTCGGAAACGCCTTTGAAGCATCGATGTCGATGCCTGACCGTTGCTTACAACGAGGCGGATTGCCTGGGGGTATATCTCATCTTCCTCTTCGTCAACGACATCTTCGCGTTCATTATTCGTTTCTGTTGCAGTGAGCGTATAAACAGGCGTTTCCTGTTCTTTCCAGAATTCGACTAAAGCGTTAATCTCGGTATCGGAAACATAGCACCCTTGAATTCTAAGCGGTTTTGCGGCATCAATTGGCATAAAGAGCATATCGCCTCGACCAATTAGTCGATCGGCTCCAGACATATCCAAAATCGTTCGACTGTCAACTTGGGAGGCGACCGCAAAAGCAATTCGGGATGAGATATTAGCCTTAATCGTTCCAGTGATGACATCAACCGAGGGACGTTGAGTGGCAATAATAAGATGAATACCTGTTGCTCTGGCTAGTTGAGCAATGCGGCAAATGGTGGTCTCGACTTCGGCAGCAGATTGCATCATCAGGTCAGCGAGTTCATCAATAACCACCACGATGTAAGGCAGTTTTTCGTTGTCGGACACTTTCTCGTTAAAACTATCGATATTGCGAGCGCCTGCGCGTGCCAACGTATCGTATCGTTTATCCATCTCCTTGACAACTGAGCGTAGGATGCCTGGAACGACTTTGGCCGATTTGACTACAGGACACATCAAGTGAGGAATTCCTTCAAATAGCGATAATTCCACACGTTTAGGGTCGATGAGCACCATTCGGAGGTCTTTGGGTGTGTTTCGGTAGATAAGGCTAGAAATAATTGTGCTCAGTCCAACACTTTTACCCGAATTTGTTGCTCCCCCAATCAGGAGGTGCGGCATCTTAGTTAGGTCGGCATATCGAGTGGTATTGCTGACGTCCTTGCCTAATACTATTGTCAGTCTGCTTGGCGCATTCCAGAAGCTGGGCGAATCGATGCACTCCCGAAGCGTTACTATTGCAGGATTATCGTTCGGAACTTCAACCCCGATGGCGCTCTTGCCGGGGATGGGGGCTTCAACACGAACATCGATCGCAGCTAATGCCATTGCCAGGTTATCTGCCAAGCTTACAATTTTCGAGACCTTAATCCCAGGCGCAAGTTGAATTTCATAGCGTGTAACAGTCGGGCCATGAGCAATCTCACTCACGTTTGCGCCGATACCGAATTCATCTAAAGTTCGCTCTAGAACTTCGATTTTAGAATTGATTTCGGCCTGAATACGTTTTGGTGAAGGTAGTGGTTCTTTTAATAATGTAATCGGCGGCAAATTGTAATCGCCATTCGGGAGGGTGCCTTGTGGATGAGCCGCTTGATTAGCATCAGCTTGATCATCTTCTGTCTTTTGTTTTGAGAATGCGCGGTGAATAATATCAGCCTTGCGATCTTTTGGTGGTTCGTCATCATCGTTATCAATGGGGAATCCGACGATTGCTCTATCGCGTGAATTGGTTTTGACTTTGTCTGCTATCGCTGCACCAGCTTTGCCAACAGCCACCGCTCCTTTACGACTTGCATTTGACCCGATTGTCCATGCATGCCAGGCATAACGGATGAGGTCAACAAGTGGGACGTCGACAATCAGGATAAGGCCAATAATAAACATTGCTGCAATGACTATCGGCGTGCCGGAACCGAGGGCTTGGTTTAACATGAACCCAATCGCTGAACCTAAATAACCACCACCAGCTTTTAGAGTGTTAGGTTCAAACCAATTATTTGTGCCAGGAAAAGGGTGAGCCGACCAGCTAATGACTGAAAGAAAGACCAATAAAGCTCCGGCAATGACTGAAGGCATCGAAAATCGTTTGGCCCCTAAAAGCATAATACTGGCCATAGTCCAACAAACGAGAGGAATAAGATAAGCGCCTACGCCAAAAAGAAGGCGAAGAACATCTTGCAGCGCTCGACCGAGAAAACCAGTTTCTCTAAGCAAAAGGCTGATAAGTGAGAGCGCGCCAAGAGCGATAAGAACGATTGCGAAGGTATCGTAAAACCGTTGCCCCCGCTCAGCGCTTCGCTTGCTGCGATCCTTGCGAACCAAAGGCACTTGTCGTGTGCCCACGTAGTTTGTGCCTCCTTGCCATTATTCAACTAATGCAAGCATACCAGAAATCAGGCTAGGTGTCAAATTGAATAAGATTTTCCCGTCTATCCCCTTGATCCGCCTTTTTGTAGGCCGTAGAAGACGATTACGAAGGCGCCGATTGAGGCTAAGATGACTATTCCTAATGCAGGCCAGATCAATGGAATGCGGCGCTTTGGTTCAGGAGCGGGCGGTGCAGGAGGCGGGATTGGCTTTAGCTCAGGGATCACGATCTGAGCAGGGTCGTGCGTTTTGAATGAAATATAGAACTGAGAGCTTCCAGTATTGACCCTGGAGATGAGTGAAATTGCGGGGTCATCCCATTCAGTGGGGCCTGCATAAAATGAATTGCCGGTATTGAATATCACTTGAATCATGTTATTGGACGCAAAAGCGCGGGCAAGCCCCTGCAGTCTAATGATGCCTTGGGTAGGTTCTATCAAGTTGGCAGAATAGAAACTAACCACCGTTTGTTGCTTCTTTCCCGGAACATTTAGCGTTTGTGTTGATATTTCTACTTTTGAAAATTCCGATTTCAACTCATTTGATAATCGTGTTAAGTCCTGTTGAACCTGATCTTTAGATACAACACCGTTCATATAGGTAATAACAACGTATTGAGCGTCCGGTCCCATGGACTGAGTTATGATCATCACATCAGGCTTAAGAATAGTCGGTTTTGGGGCAGCAGTGGTTTGGCTGAAAACCTGCATGGTCAAAGCGATTACGAATAAGAAAACGAGTCGAAATTTCATGATTATCTATCCTTACTATAGTATGCCGGCGAATGTTGATAACATAGGCAAGCGGGTCATTCGGATGGTACGCTCTATTATACCAAGGGTGAGGTGTGGCTTATAGGTTGGACGTCTACCTACTCTTAACGTTGCATAAAATACAGAGGTGTAAGTGATGGCGGAGATGGAGAGTTTTACAAACGTTTTTTATACTGAAGACCCCGTCCCGACGCTTTTTTTCCGAAGCGGGATGACGGTCTATGTCGAGTCGCTGATGAACGGGCAATATGTCGGTCGCGCTTGGAATGGACAGGGACAGCAGCACTTCAAAGGGCAGCTATTAGAGCCTGATGGCGATGCTCCTCGGACGGCATTCTGGGTTGAACTCGATGGGCAATTGCTGCACTCGCATTGGGAATACGTGGACTGCGAGCAGACGCAGGAGGGGGACAAACTACATCATGTTTTAATCCTCAAGCACGGCGTTCGGCCCGTTACCATTCGCGTGCATACCGTATTGGACGGCACGCCAATCATCACCCGGTGG contains the following coding sequences:
- a CDS encoding zinc-ribbon domain-containing protein, coding for MNCPKCGKSNEGTASFCMHCGAAITPQPIETPKQAAEKTLHAVPQRPMMRNQEPSKSSKWVAISLGIAVLVLALLAFGIFGLGLLRTKANTPQVPNVLNTTGAPNSGPSVVAVQGNPSVGPNITNTTGQPTPSVQPPQDIVDWLAHLKRIELKRKQMGQKMQGDLTVMAATAQASDLMDMIKDPDTAEPGQKSAEMASQKVTEIQAAWTQLLNEYQSVKPPAACQTLANNYERVLVDYSALSLQILNAIAKKDINKALGVRNQEPLVRQDITQANSALNLVCTQNNINRDFEIEQEGNNPNSAFGINF
- a CDS encoding UbiX family flavin prenyltransferase; protein product: MSTGRLVVGMTGASGSIYGLRFLKYASEHYNEVYVITSEEALQVISYETECSVNRHNLSSKTLLGDDLPQLKFLSPSDYFSPPASGSFNHDGMVIIPCTAGTAGRIANGVSDDLMIRSADVCLKEGRKLILVVRETPLSLIHLRNLTQLAEAGATIIPASPSFYNKPKTIEALADTVIARVLQNLGVNQSIIPEWQAKN
- a CDS encoding DNA translocase FtsK 4TM domain-containing protein, which encodes MGTRQVPLVRKDRSKRSAERGQRFYDTFAIVLIALGALSLISLLLRETGFLGRALQDVLRLLFGVGAYLIPLVCWTMASIMLLGAKRFSMPSVIAGALLVFLSVISWSAHPFPGTNNWFEPNTLKAGGGYLGSAIGFMLNQALGSGTPIVIAAMFIIGLILIVDVPLVDLIRYAWHAWTIGSNASRKGAVAVGKAGAAIADKVKTNSRDRAIVGFPIDNDDDEPPKDRKADIIHRAFSKQKTEDDQADANQAAHPQGTLPNGDYNLPPITLLKEPLPSPKRIQAEINSKIEVLERTLDEFGIGANVSEIAHGPTVTRYEIQLAPGIKVSKIVSLADNLAMALAAIDVRVEAPIPGKSAIGVEVPNDNPAIVTLRECIDSPSFWNAPSRLTIVLGKDVSNTTRYADLTKMPHLLIGGATNSGKSVGLSTIISSLIYRNTPKDLRMVLIDPKRVELSLFEGIPHLMCPVVKSAKVVPGILRSVVKEMDKRYDTLARAGARNIDSFNEKVSDNEKLPYIVVVIDELADLMMQSAAEVETTICRIAQLARATGIHLIIATQRPSVDVITGTIKANISSRIAFAVASQVDSRTILDMSGADRLIGRGDMLFMPIDAAKPLRIQGCYVSDTEINALVEFWKEQETPVYTLTATETNNEREDVVDEEEDEIYPQAIRLVVSNGQASTSMLQRRFRIGYGRAARLLDIMERRGIVGPLDGPRPREILISRMEAEEILSGRGSYGDTN